From Temnothorax longispinosus isolate EJ_2023e chromosome 3, Tlon_JGU_v1, whole genome shotgun sequence, one genomic window encodes:
- the LOC139810148 gene encoding L-threonine ammonia-lyase-like, protein METKAREDNSSTFSYNLVHPLFRRTNTYFYMWNVIEKGSKKSNLAERYKISCHIILSLMREHFHRENIHETPCDQVTYLLRDRGFNIFLKKEVHQITNSVKARGVVYTLQQLSDQQKRKGVITISTGSFAYTLCHFGKKFKTLVTVVMPLSTADETINMCRDLGATVLNYANDMVEAHNIALRIAREKGLVYIDGNDHPNMIIGQATLGIEILKTLPNVDAVILPTTIDGCGLTAGIAMAIKGCNPDVMIIEVQSAETDPLIKTIRRNSMFNNELAIPVTNYAWHKDDRGIMQNLFDTIVYVKHTFVQVAVNFLRQKENVTDFNTAIGLAAIISGELDELMGKRYVIFVI, encoded by the exons atGGAAACGAAAGCAAGAGAAGATAATTCATCAAcgttttcttataatttggTCCATCCACTGTTTAGAAGAACAAACACATACTTTTACATGTGG AATGTAATTGAAAAAGGATCCAAGAAATCAAATCTAGCGGAAAGGTACAAGATCTCGTGCCATATTATACTGTCTCTGATGAGAGAACACTTTCACAGAGAGAACATTCACGAAACACCATGTGACCAG GTGACTTATCTTCTTCGCGATAGAGgtttcaacatttttctgaAGAAAGAGGTACATCAGATTACGAACAGCGTAAAAGCACGAGGCGTGGTTTACACGCTGCAACAGTTATCGGATCAGCAGAAACGCAAGGGCGTGATAACAATCTCAACGGGCAGCTTCGCATATACTCTCTGCCATTTTGGGAAAAAGTTTAAAACCTTGGTGACTGTTGTGATGCCGCTATCAACGGCAGATGAAACAATCAATATGTGTCGAGATCTCGGAGCAACAGTACTTAACTATGCTAACGATATGGTAGAAGCACATAACATCGCCTTGCGTATTGCCAGGGAGAAAGGCTTAGTTTACATTGACGg AAACGATCATCCAAATATGATCATTGGTCAAGCCACCTTGGgcatagaaattttaaaaacattgcCAAATGTTGATGCAGTTATTTTACCGACGACGATCGATGGTTGCGGACTTACAGCGGGTATTGCGATGGCTATCAAAGGATGTAATCCAGATGTAATGATTATT GAGGTCCAATCTGCAGAAACTGATCCATTAATCAAGACCATTAGAAGAAACTCGATGTTTAATAATGAATTGGCTATTCCAGTGACAAATTATGCGTGGCATAAAGATGATAGAggaataatgcaaaatttgtttGACACGATTGTCTATGTAAAACACACGTTTGTTCAAGTTGCGGTCAATTTTCTACGACAAAAAGAAAACGTCACCGACTTTAATACAGCGATTGGTTTAGCAGCGATTATATCCGGTGAACTCGATGAGCTAATGGGAAAAAGGTACGTGATCTTtgtcatataa